TGGGGCAATAGCTCCAGATCAATGCCGTCGACCCACGAGCCATCTTCTTTGGACATCAGGGAGAGCCGCTCATACAACTCGAGAATTTTTTTGGGATCGATTTGTAGCGAATCACGAAGATTCGGGTCGTTGATATAGTTCAGAAGGAAGTCGTGTGCTGAAAGTTTATAGAGCTCGTCGTCTGGGGCTTTACCTTTGGAGTCCAGCGAGGGTGTCGGCAGGTATTTCAATATCTTGTCTACATACTCTTTGTCGTAATCCTCTTTGAGGATTCTAACCACCTCTCTGCCTGAGAGACATTGCCTGATGGTTTTTGAAAAAAGAGCAAGCCCCAGTGTGGAAACCGTGCAAAACACCCCCAGACAGATGTTGCCGATTCTTTTGAGGGAGAAGAGCTTAAGCTTGTGCTCTTTTTTTTCTATGACTTTAAAGTTTAATCCTTTGAAGGACACCTCTTTCTTTTTGGCATCTACGGTCTTCCAGTCGGCGTATTTCGATTGCTCTGCAGTGTCAGCATAGATTTTCTGACCCAGGTGTTCCCTCTTTAGCTCCATTGCAGCACCATCCTTGGTAGCAACTCGTACTCACTCTATTTTAAAGCATCTCAATTTATTTTTAAAATTTATTGGTAATTCGATGTTTTGTTAAATCTTAATAAATTAGATTAAAGAGTGTGGTACTGCGCTGAAAGTCCCTTAAAATAGGTCAAATGCGCATATTGCCGAGCGGTAGGATGGAGCACTTTTTACTAGCGGCTAACCATGAAATATTTCTTAGGTGATGTGCACTCTTTCCATCCCCTGTCCCCATTTTGATAGGCTCTTGGCCTATTTGCATTAATCGATTCCTTGGGGTATGGCTGAAGGTATCCGCGAGCTTATGCCGAGGCTTCAGCTCTTTTTTAACAAAACAATACCCTGAAGATCATGGTACGCTATACAAAAAAAGACTTTCCGGTCTCCAATGTACGCCGCTTTTTAGAGCCGGGTCCTATTGTCTTGGTCTCCTCTTGTTTGAAAGGGGAGATGAATATCATGACGATGGGGTGGCATATGATCATGGAGTTCGAACCCTCGCTCATCGGCTGTTATATCTGGACGGAGAACCACACCTTTTCGATGATCCGCAAAAGCCGGGAGTGCGTCTTCAATGTGCCGACGGTGGAGATCGCCGATAAAGTCGTCGGCATCGGAAATTGCTCGGGCAGGGATGTCGATAAATTTAAGCAGTTCAACCTCACGCCTCTGACGGGACAAGCTGTCAAAGCCCCCCTCATCCAAGAGTGTTACGCCAATTTTGAGTGCAAGCTCGTCGACTCGAGCCTGATCAAAAAATATAGCCTGTTTGTCTTTGAGGTGGTGAAAGCGCACGTGGCCACCTCTCCTAAATTTCCTAAAACGATTCACTATCGGGGCGATGGGCTGTTCATGATCTCCGGCCCGACTGTCAAGAAGTGGCGTCCGTTGTTTCGGCCGGAAATGCTTTAAAAGAGTTTTCTAAAGCCTTTGCTGCGGCAAAAACCAGTGCGGTGCCCTTCCCTAAAATCCCCTTAGACATCCGCAAGGGTCTCTTTCTTGATCTTTTGGCTTAAAATTGATCAACAGCACTTTCAAACACCCCTTTGAAGACCCGCCCGCGAGCTTGGATAAGGGGAGCCTTCATTATTCTTCCAACTCTTCCTCTGTTAGAAATACTCTTTACGGGAAGGGGCAATTTTCTTTGCGAGAGCAGGACTTTATCGAGGCTTGAGGG
This genomic window from Estrella lausannensis contains:
- a CDS encoding flavin reductase family protein → MVRYTKKDFPVSNVRRFLEPGPIVLVSSCLKGEMNIMTMGWHMIMEFEPSLIGCYIWTENHTFSMIRKSRECVFNVPTVEIADKVVGIGNCSGRDVDKFKQFNLTPLTGQAVKAPLIQECYANFECKLVDSSLIKKYSLFVFEVVKAHVATSPKFPKTIHYRGDGLFMISGPTVKKWRPLFRPEML